The nucleotide sequence CGGCTGCAAGAAAAACTGTTCAGATTTCTTAATAAACGGTTACAATGAAGACATTGAAATTATAGAATCCGCACCTCAATCCGAGGGTATAAACATGATGCCAATtcccaataataataatatgagtcTAAATCTGAACATGCAAAACGGGGGTGTTACTTCTAATCATTCTCATCAAACAAATGGAAATGGTCATGGTCATGGTCATGGTCATGGTCAAGGTGTGGGTCCGGGTGCGGGACATGTTCATTCTTCTGGTTGCAGCCATGGGACCCACAGTAAACCTAAAGCGGACTCGTCGGTTCCATTAGGTTTAGGTCTAGGGTTAGGCCGAGGTTCCCGATCTAGGGGTGGGTTATGATTTTATATGAACATTATATGTTGTACCACTTGCCTTTTGGGGGGTAAATCATTTTTTTCAGAGCTAGAGTGACTTCTACTTCATGCAATGGCAGTTATACATTACCTTGTTCTTGTATCTCAGAATATTGTGTATACAGATATTTATAAGAAGCATCAAGAGTGATTTTTTGTTCATTAAACATTGGATATGATAGTGATGAAGTATGTTTATCACATAAATGACTCTGTAACATAATAGTGAAGCGCTCATGTGTCGCTATAAATTTTGGCCTCTATAGCGGGAAAATAGCAGAATTTTAggttttcttttgttttaaaaTAGATAGCTATACAATATACGTATAAAATAACATGATTTTAGGTGTCTTTTAGGTGTCTTGTTGAATACACATATAAAAACAGTGTATttggatataatatacatataaattatatctAAAATCACTATTTCATTGTCATTGTTATTGCCACGTAGCATATAATAGGGATAACGATTCTTGTCATGAccaaaaatacaacaaaaatattgtttaattaAATGGTCATATGTGGATGGCATATTTAACCCGTTTTAACTAGAAATGTTGTCCCATCGACCCTAGTTTACACCAACTCATCAACGTGTTTGTTTTACTTAGACCATCCCTAATAGCTCATTTTTTTGGGTTGTTTTTTGCCATTTGTCCACCTCATCCATTTGTTCCTATTATGGGTATCATTTTTTCCCTACATATTTGAGATGCATATTTGTTGAAGAATGCATATTTGAGATGCATGTTGTCAGGTGGTGGGGCCAAAGGGTGGGGGGTTGGGTGATAAATTAAAAAGAAAACTTTAAATATATAAACACTTTATTTATAAATCATAAATATTGTTAAACTAAAAGGATTTATTAATTTTcactttaaataaaataatttattatttttactactttgattttttttttcagattttcaAACGTTCTTTACATTTTATAAATCTCAAATTAGTTTTTAcgttttaaaaattttcaaatttcaatttttataaattttcatacATCGAAAATATTTGAAGGCTTCTTATATTTCAAAttagtttttatgttttaaatttcaaattttataatttttCCTCCATAAAAGTATCTAAATAtttcttatatttttttattaaagtaaAAAACTGATaactaaaaataaattaaaattttcaaattttaaattttaatttttttttaatttttatccatcaaaatAATTTATAGGATTCTTAAATATTTTATTGAAAGAAAAAGATAGGTAATGAAAATTAAATGTAAAAGGTGGTGATAATGTGGCAatgtttttatgtgtttttgtgttttcttATTGGGTgggtttttgatgtttttaaaTGGTGAGTGTTTTTCTGATGTGGGAGCTGACTGAACATGTTTTTAATGGGACTTATTGTGGATGCTCTtagataaatgggttaaacgaGCTGTGTTTGGGTTAACGATTCAACCCGACAAGATTTAACACCCCTAGACTGTAACAACCCATCTCATATGTGTTATGACTTATGAGTTAGTAATATTACTGCAAACGAGTTAGGGAATGAACAGAATTGCATAAATAAACCGACTGAAAACATTTTGTTTAATACCAAATAGAATCACCAAATGAAGAAAACTTACAAGCCATTAACCCAAAATGACTCTATAGTCAGTCTACATGACCCTAAAACAAATGCACtcaataaaatatattttttttcaacttATCAACCATTTTGTAACTAAAACTCGTATTATCAACTACTACTCTTCGCGATGAAACAAATATAATGTAGCACCTTCTACATGTCTAACGCTGAGTTGGAAGCTGCCACGACTTTATAAACGTGTCATATGGCTGGCTACCTGCAGAATACATCTTATCAGTTTTCAGATCATGATGAAAAGCCGAAACAGTTTTGAGGGTATAATCGTCATTTTAACAAGCAAATTGAGTGATAAACCAGAAGTGTAAGATGAGATAGACTGTAACATGGGATGTTCTTTGTCTTATGGTATGTCATCATGTCCTGTTCTAAATCAGGCAAGGACCATTTGAGGGTATAATCGTCATTGTCAGATACTCAAATGCGTACGAAAACACAAGGACATGAAGAGAGAACATGTAATGTATTGGAAAGATGATAAACGATTTTAACAAGCGAAGATAACCGATTGAACAAAGACGTGTAAAATGTCTAAAATGCCCCTTCAAGTGTTAATTTGCATATGATAATCTATTGCTTGATTACTTTTTAAATGTCTATCATGCcccttaaaataaaaataaaaaacttgtAAATCAAAATTGATAAAATTAATGGtctataataataaaaaaatggtcAAACAAGTGACTCAAGATTGAAACccaagggtattatcgtcattgttacaactatgcagttaatgcggtaaaatatcggatgtCGGTTAGGACCAatatttgaaatataggttatctTGGTGAGATATCgttgggatatcggtaatttcaATATAATACAGAatttatatatagcaatttaacaccaataattcagtgatatatcagtgatatatcggttatatcggtcaaatatggGTGGTATATCagttatatcggtcaatatcgccgataacaTCGGTACTGATATTTTGaccgatattttactaagggACCAATATGACCGATATAACCTATATATCACCGGTATTAACTGCATAGGTTACAAGCAAAAAAGTAGTTGATAGGGTGTTTAAAGCTGCTTATCATAACTGCTTGTGTGCTTATTGCTTTTTTGAATAGTTCGCGATAAGCAACTTCAAACTGCTTATCCAAACGACTTATTTCACTCGCAAATAATCAGATAAGCAGTCGCAAACACCCTCCAAACAATTGTTAATGTAACAGAACGTAATAGCACGCAATTTTTTACTTACCAAGAAATggaatatgttttttttttcttttttcgtgTGATAGTGATCTTGAAATGGTCATTGTTGTACATGTTCTATGTCGTAAAAGAGTTTAGCAACTCGTCGTCTAAACAGTGGCTCTAATCGAAAAGACGGAACGCCACTTTGCCATCTTTTCACTTCATACAGTTCATGCCATGCTTGTATTATCTCGTCAATGTCGAAACCTAATCCTgaaaagaaaaaataaacaaCCTTCATGGTCTAAAATTGAtttcaaaatctttttgaaaATTATTCTAATAAATACAGTTCTTCGGGCAGTTCCATATATACCCCTAAAAACCTGCATAATATCAAAGTTACTCGACCCAAATAACTAATGTCGAAAATCCCCGTTCAAAATACTTCAAATTTCATATATACCctattaaataaaaatcataataTGACCATTATACCCTTCTCTTTCTCCTTACACAGTTACACTCCAAACTCTTATCCTAATGCAAATTCAAGGAAAGGGTATATATGTCATGAATTTTAAAACTTATATATTTGATATTATGGTTTTTTGTTGGGGTAATTATGATATTATACACAGTTTTGAAGGGGCTATATGAAATTATCCATTTTCTTTGATATACTACTCTATGAAATTAATATCTAGACTAAAAAATGTTGACAAGTCAACCCGACATGATTCGACTAGTATTAAAATTTatccgttttgacccgttacctaGCATGCTCGTTTTGTGACCTATACCCATAAGAAGGTGGTCATGAGTAGCGCTgtccatttttatacaaaacctgaAACCCGACCCGTATTTAAAGCCACTCGAACCCGAATTAGAGAATACCCGAAAAACCCAAACCCGACCAACTCGAACCTTCTGCTGGTTGGTTATCGGTTACTTTTTCCCAGCCAAAAACCTGAACAACCAGACCCAAAAAAGTCGAAACACGAAACCCGAAACATAACCCGAACATTTATTATCTCTTTTTATAGATGTGTTTTGGTTTGGAGTGTCTCTCTCTAGTATTTGAAACattaaattttgagacttctgaACATTATAATATATGTTTGAATTTTGATGATACTTTTGTAGCAACAAAatgaattttgatgatatttgtaaaaaaaaaaaaaaaaaaaaaaaaaaaaagcatttgttttcattttatatcTAAACCAGAAAACCGAACAGACCAAAATAAAGTTTAAATGGGtcggttatcgggtcactttttccACCCGAAAGAAAAACATAGAACCAAAACTATAACCTTCGGGTGCAGCATCATTCGAACAATGATTCTTGACAATCACAGCAATATCCGTAAGCGAAACACCCGCAACTTCAAACTTCTCAACCGCAATCTCCAAACATTCATGCCAATACGGAAGCCCAAGCTTATACTCCATACTCGATCTTTCATACAACATCGTACCCCACAAAACGTTTATCAACGACCTCATATTCGCCACGCGTTCAACCCCATCATCTTTCGGTTTCTCCATATTCATCGCATCCTCCCACATCTTCATACCCTTTTCCATATTCTCTTCGGCTTTGTTATAAAGTTCGATAACCTGTTTACAAGGGTGATCAAACCTTAAccgttaaccgaaattaaccgaattaaccgacatTAACCGACGGTTATGGATAAAGCTATTTGATTAACCGATAAGTCGGTTATGGATATGGTTAAGGTTAAAGGTGTCCCATAACCGAATGTTAACTGAACCGAACCGATAACCAAACCGAAATGAATTAAGACATACATATACGAaagatttttattttatataattagttttaaaatgtttaaaaaacaaTTATCGTATAAAATATGACTCATTTTATGCgtgtgtatgttttttttttgtatttataaaaacGATTGTAACTTAGATCAGTTAATTAGTCGAAATTAACCGAGACCGAACCATAACCAAGTCTCATAACCGATTAACCGAACCGAAGTTCAGATggttaaagaaattccataaccGAAGCTAGCGGTTGCGGATATGATTAAAGGTAAAAGCTGAACCGAACCTGTTTATGATCCCACTTTTGAAGATCGGTTTTCGTTCCGATTGCGTAATACCATGAAAGTTTCGCTTGCTCGAATTGTTGGTGTCCTAAAGCTAGTAAACCTTCATAGAAATCGGGTTTGACTTTGACCGATTCGTTATACATATGACCCGCTTTTGAGTACTCGATTTGCGCCCATTCGTATAAATCTTTAATATGCGAAGTCAACGATTCATGCGAAAAGTTCTCTTCAAAGTCTGCACGTTTTCTCGCTTTCGACATGTGAACGTTTCCTACGTTAAACAACGCCAAGGCGGCCATTTCTTGAAACTTATCGGCCGCATTGTCGAACAGTTCTTGCGATTCTTCGCTTGTTATCGTATCTTCCATCGCGTCGGTGTATAGCTTCATACCGACTTCGTGCAGGTTCAGATAATCGTCCGAATTGAACCCGACGTAATTCTTGAAAAGTTGCGAAAATTCGAGAATCCAGTCGTCAATGCAAGATGAAGAGTTCTGAACCTTTTGCTTCTGTTTTTGCCTTCTAACATGGTCGAAAAACGGATCTTGCTCCGGGTTGACTTCCACGATGTACAGTTTGACTGAACCCGTTTGACCCGACGCTGACTCAGCCCATCGTAGCTCTTCGTTTGTGGTTACCGTCACCATATCGCCTTCTTGGTCTCGGTATTTCATTAGAACAGCCCTTGATAACGGAAACCGATCGGATATTATTTCTCGTAACGCGAAAACATCACAGTTAAACGGGATCTTTGCCCATCGTATATCGTCTCCGTATACTAACTTAATGTTCATTTTTGGCCCGTTGTCGTTGCTAAACACGCTTATCTTCTCCTCCACAACCAACTTATCTTCAGCCTCTTTTTCGTCATTTTCGCCATTTTCACTTTCGATTTTCTCACTAATTTTCTCATTACTTTCACCCAAATCTTCCTTTTCGTCAACCCGTTCGCGCTTTTCACTCTGCTCTTCTCGTGTTTCTTCGTTGActgtttgactgtttgacttttCATTGGTCAACTCTTCCCCCATAAGCAGTTTCAATCTATCAGCAATCTCAATCGCTAAAACATTCTTCGGCTCCATATCCAACACGACGCTAACATCTTTAAAAGCCAAATCGACCCTATTTAACGCCTCGTAACACCTAGCGCGTTTTAACAACGCTTTACTGTACTTGGGTGTGACTTCAAGTGCTAAGTTGCACTCGTGAATAGCCCTCGGGAATTCGGTTATACCCATTCGCATATAACACGCTGCAATGCTGCTATGAAGATATGAGACGGTTATATGGTTTTTTGGAAGGAGTTTTAGAGCT is from Helianthus annuus cultivar XRQ/B chromosome 9, HanXRQr2.0-SUNRISE, whole genome shotgun sequence and encodes:
- the LOC110877302 gene encoding protein PHOX1, whose protein sequence is MGKKSGKDKIQVGSRSVENTTRKTYDDDTEIFISMAQEHKEEGNKLFQKKYYEAAISKYEKALKLLPKNHITVSYLHSSIAACYMRMGITEFPRAIHECNLALEVTPKYSKALLKRARCYEALNRVDLAFKDVSVVLDMEPKNVLAIEIADRLKLLMGEELTNEKSNSQTVNEETREEQSEKRERVDEKEDLGESNEKISEKIESENGENDEKEAEDKLVVEEKISVFSNDNGPKMNIKLVYGDDIRWAKIPFNCDVFALREIISDRFPLSRAVLMKYRDQEGDMVTVTTNEELRWAESASGQTGSVKLYIVEVNPEQDPFFDHVRRQKQKQKVQNSSSCIDDWILEFSQLFKNYVGFNSDDYLNLHEVGMKLYTDAMEDTITSEESQELFDNAADKFQEMAALALFNVGNVHMSKARKRADFEENFSHESLTSHIKDLYEWAQIEYSKAGHMYNESVKVKPDFYEGLLALGHQQFEQAKLSWYYAIGTKTDLQKWDHKQVIELYNKAEENMEKGMKMWEDAMNMEKPKDDGVERVANMRSLINVLWGTMLYERSSMEYKLGLPYWHECLEIAVEKFEVAGVSLTDIAVIVKNHCSNDAAPEGLGFDIDEIIQAWHELYEVKRWQSGVPSFRLEPLFRRRVAKLFYDIEHVQQ